The DNA region ATGCGAACGCAGAGCGGATGACATCGTCCGCGACCGCGTGGCGCGCCGCTCGCGGGGGTCGGAATCGAGTGCGCTGACCGATACGCAGGTTGATGCCGGCCCCAGGGTCGCGGCAATCCGACTGCTGGCGGGAGCGCGCCTGCCGATAAGGCCGCCGTCTCGCGTGGTCATTCCCAAACGCCGGTGAACTGAGCGCGGATGCGCGGTTGGCGATAGACCGCTACCGGAAAGCACCGCCGACGGAAGAGACGGACTCGGCCAACTGAGTCGTCACTCCGACGCGTTTGGTGGGGAGTCGCTTCCTCACCCAGCGGGCCCAATCAGGGCCTCCACGAGCTGGGAGAGATCATGTGCTGTGACCCCAAGTTTCCGCGCCCGGATCCGGGTCTGACCGAGCGGGAGGCCGAGGTGCTCTGCGTCTGGCTGGTCGAGGACAGCAAGGGTAAGGCGGGCGAGCGGCTGTACGTGACAACGAGCACCGTCGCCACCACCGTCGAACGGATTCGGCGCAAGTACCAGGCCGTCGGCCGACCCGCCCATACGAAGGCGGCGCTCTTCGCGCGGGCTGTGCAGGACGACCTCCTCGATCTCGACGAGCTCTGACCCCCGCTGTCGCTCGTGGGGAATCGCTGTCCCAACACGTCAACGTCGCACCGAACGTGGAGGAAAGCATGACTCACGCAACCGACTCGGCGTCCGCCGATGCGAACGCCGCCGAAGACAACGCGCCATGGGAGCTCGTCGAGGTACTCCGGGAGGCGCTCCCGGATCTCGGCGCCGACGAGCTTCAGAGCCTCGGCCGGACCGTGTACTCCGAACTGGAACTGCGCGTCGGCCGGTGCCTCTCGGATGGCCTAAGCGACGCCGAACTCGACGAGTTCAGTGAGTTGATGAACGCAGCAGACGAGGCGGCCAGCAGCGCGTGGCTGGCGGAACACCGCCCCGACTACCGCGACGTCGTGGCCGCCGAACGCGACGCCATTGTCGCCGAGACCGTGGCGGCACTCGGGGGAGAACCGGCCGCACCGCCTGAGGCGGCACCGGGCCGACCCGACGCGATTGTCGAGGCCAGCCTCGCCGTTGCCGTGCAGTTGCTACGAGGGATGCACGCCAACGTGATTCGCGTCGACGGCCCGCGGGCGTGGGTTGCCCAACAGTGCCCCGACGGTCAGAAGCACACCGTGGTGGTGCGGGTCTCCGACAAGGGATTGATGTGCCTGCACTCGGACGGTGTCGCGTCCTACTCGCAAGCGCGGAAGGCGCAGCTGGTGTCGTTCGCGCAGAACTGGAATCACGAACGCTACTGGCCGAAGGCCTACGTTATCGACAGTTCCGACGGCGACACCTGCCGTGTGGTGGCCGAGATCGCCTACCCGCTGGCACCCGGCATCCACCGGCGCCTGCTCGGCCACCTGCTGGGTACCGCCCTGGCATACATCAGGCGGATGTTCGACGAGCTGGTCAAGGCGATCGACGACGTCGACCCGGATGCCCAGCCTGAGCTGTTCTAGCCGCGCTGGGGAATCGCTTCACCCGTCACGGGCCCCCGACCGGCGGCCCGTTGTGCATCAATGAGAAGGGAAGAGCAATGACCAACGCAGTGAAGATGATGGTGATCGCGTTACTCGCGGCGCTGAGCCCGGCGGTCGTCGGGTGCGCGTCCGTCGAGGATCGCACGCAGGCCGCCAATGTGATCGTCGTGGCGACCGCCACCGCGAACGAACCGGCGGCGATTTTACCTGCCGACTTCGACACGTTGCTGCGGGCGGCGAACAAATCGCGGCAGGGGACGTTGACGCTGTTGGTGCCGAGAGATGGGCGCGTCGAACAAGTCGGGGATCCGATCGACGTGAAGGTAACCCGCGACGGTTCAACTATGGAGAACAACGAGGGCCTGATCGACGAGGGCATCGCGAAGATCAGTGACGAGATTCGGCAGCGCACCAGCAGCATAGGGAGC from Mycobacterium sp. DL includes:
- a CDS encoding LuxR family transcriptional regulator; this encodes MCCDPKFPRPDPGLTEREAEVLCVWLVEDSKGKAGERLYVTTSTVATTVERIRRKYQAVGRPAHTKAALFARAVQDDLLDLDEL
- a CDS encoding DUF5663 domain-containing protein: MTHATDSASADANAAEDNAPWELVEVLREALPDLGADELQSLGRTVYSELELRVGRCLSDGLSDAELDEFSELMNAADEAASSAWLAEHRPDYRDVVAAERDAIVAETVAALGGEPAAPPEAAPGRPDAIVEASLAVAVQLLRGMHANVIRVDGPRAWVAQQCPDGQKHTVVVRVSDKGLMCLHSDGVASYSQARKAQLVSFAQNWNHERYWPKAYVIDSSDGDTCRVVAEIAYPLAPGIHRRLLGHLLGTALAYIRRMFDELVKAIDDVDPDAQPELF